CCACAGACGCAAATTTGGCTCAAAGGTCAAACCACACATCAACGATGACCTTGTCTTTCCTCGTTCTCGGTTCCTTCTTCGTAGGCTTGTTGACGGTTTATCTCTCGGAGAGGGTAGTACATCGAAACGCAGTGTTATGGATCGTTGCTCCTTGGCCGAGCATTCTGCTCGCAAGCCTTCTCTCGGTTGTCTTTCGGATAGAAGGTTTGATTTGCCTTATCTTTGCTTTGCCTATCGCTCTTGTCTTCTCGTCTGTTGGGGGTCTGGTCGGCGGTGCCGTCGCACGAAAGTCTGCCGACAACTTCCGTACGGTTTCCTGCGTGGCACTCGTGCCGTTTTTGCTGGCACCTGCTGAAACGTATCTCACTATGCCTGTGCAGACGCATACCGTTGCCAGCGAAATCGTCATTCACGCTTCTCCCTCAGTTATTTGGCACAACATAATTCGCGTTCCCCCTATCTCCCCGGCAGAACTGCAATCGACCTGGACACACCAGATCGGCTTTCCTCGTCCCGTCGAGGCTACGCTCTCGTATGAGGGGGCAGGCGGCATTCGTCACGCAAGTTTCGAACGCGGTCTGGTCTTTATTGAGACCGTTACGGCCTGGGAGCCTGAGCATCGCATCGCCTTCAGCATTAAGGCGGATACGGCTCACATTCCTCCTACAACGCTCGACGAACACGTGACCATCGGTGGTCCCTACTTCGACGTTCTTGATGGAGAGTATCGTCTCGAATCACTACCGAATGGCGATACTCTTTTGCACCTGACCAGCCACCAGAGACTATCTACTGACTTCAACAGCTACGCCGGACTATGGTCGGACGCAGTCATGCAGAATCTCCAAATCAGTATTCTTAAAGTGATTCAACACCGCTGCGAGCACACGTAAACTCTAAACACAAATCAAAGGGAAAGAACAAACACAATGGCAAAGGCATACCACGACGTAGACGCAGTGTATTGGCATGCTCCTAGCCAAGGATTGGTGCGATGAAGATTTTGGTTTTCGCTGTTGTCGCGCTTGCGGCGATTCCTGGTTGGTGCCAGAGCGCCCTGCCGCCCGCGCCGACAGACCCATGCAGCTTCGATAGCGCACCCGCGAGTACGCCAGTACGGCTGCTGCTGGGTACCGCTCCAGTTCCTTACAACTTTGCGTGCGGGGTGAACAGGCCTGCGGGCGTGTGCGTTTCGTTGCCGATCAAGCCCGGCATTGTTGTCAGCGTGGGAGCGGAGAAGAGTGGCTGGACCTGCATTACGGGGGGCGACTCGACGAGCGGCTGGGTTCCTTCGACGAGTCTTGGTGAGTTGCCCACGACGCCGCGGATTTCGCCGAGTGCGTGGATTGGGTGGTGGCAGCAAGGGAAGAGTCGCCCAGGCATGAGGAACGACCGCCTGCTGATCACTAAGGGTGACGCTCCAAACAGCTTTCACGTGAGCGGCAGGGCCTACTGGTATGGACTTAACGACAACGTACACCTCGGCGAGGTGAAGGCCGAAGGCTTTGTGGTCGGCCCGTATATGCACATCATTGAAGGAGACGAACTCTCCGGCTGTGTCATCGATCTGAAGTACGATGTCTCCACTCGCCAGTTTAGCGCTTACGATAATCAAAGGTGCGGCGGCGCGAATGTTCGCTTTGGACGCACCTGGACAAAGTTCACCCCTTCGACCACACGTTCCCAGCGTTGAAGATTTCATTACTCCAAAACTGAAAGAAGACAATAGAACAATGGCAAAGGCATATCACGACGCAGACGCAGACCTCTCTCTTATCCAGGCAAAGAAAGTTGCCATCATCGGCTATGGCTCGCAGGGCCATGCGCACGCGCTGAACCTCAAGGACTCGGGCGTTGATGTTCGCGTGGGGCTGCGCAAGGACTCGCCCAATGCGGACCGAGCACGCAAGGCCGGGCTTCAGGTCGATACCGTCGCCGAGGTTTCGAAGTGGGCCGACGTCATCATGAACCTGACGCCGGACCAGACGGCGGCGAAGGTCTACCACGCGGAGATTGAGCCGAATATGAAGCCGAACGTGACGTTGATGTTCGCGCATGGCTTCAACATTCGCTTCCGCACCATCACTCCGCCTGCGACGGCCGATGTCTCGCTGGTTGCGCCGAAGGGCCCTGGGCATCGCGTTCGCGAGGTGTTCACCGAGGGCGGCGGCATTCCGGGGCTGGTTGCAGTGGAGCAGGATGCGAGCGGACATGCGCTTGCGCTGGCGTTGAGCTATGCCACGGGCATCGGCTGCACTCGAGCTGGCGTGCTCGAGACCACGTTTACTGAAGAGACCGAGACCGACCTCTTCGGCGAGCAGGCGGTTCTGTGCGGCGGCACCAGTGCGCTGGTGAAGGCAGGGTTCGAGACGCTGGTCGAGGCCGGCTACCAGCCTGAACTGGCATACTTCGAGGTGCTGCATGAGCTGAAGCTGATCGTCGACCTGATGTACCGGGGCGGGCTGGAGTACATGCGCCACTCCATCTCGGACACCGCGGAGTGGGGCGACTACGTGGCCGGACCACGCATCGTGACCCCTGAAGTGAAGAAGGCAATGAAGGGTCTGCTGAACGACATCCAGGACGGCAGCTTTGCGAAGAGGTTTATCGCGGAGAATGAGACGGGCCG
The nucleotide sequence above comes from Tunturibacter empetritectus. Encoded proteins:
- the ilvC gene encoding ketol-acid reductoisomerase; the protein is MAKAYHDADADLSLIQAKKVAIIGYGSQGHAHALNLKDSGVDVRVGLRKDSPNADRARKAGLQVDTVAEVSKWADVIMNLTPDQTAAKVYHAEIEPNMKPNVTLMFAHGFNIRFRTITPPATADVSLVAPKGPGHRVREVFTEGGGIPGLVAVEQDASGHALALALSYATGIGCTRAGVLETTFTEETETDLFGEQAVLCGGTSALVKAGFETLVEAGYQPELAYFEVLHELKLIVDLMYRGGLEYMRHSISDTAEWGDYVAGPRIVTPEVKKAMKGLLNDIQDGSFAKRFIAENETGRHEFTRIRKQEAAHQIEKVGAELRKSMPFLDPVVVKDGQVHKA